The Corynebacterium minutissimum genome includes the window TGGAGTGGTTCCATCGTGGAGGAATTGAGCACGGCGAGGAGGCCTGCCACCCCGGCGACGGTGGCGCGCTGGACGGAGGGCTCCCACCCCACGAGTGCGACAAAAAGTGCCAACGCGCTTGCTGACGCCCCCACCCGCACCTTCTGTCCCCTCACCACCAACGCCGCGGCAGTGCACACAATGGCAACGTTGGACCCAGACACCGCGCTTAAGTGCGAGAGCCCGGTATCGATGTAGAGCTGCTTGTCTTCGGGGCTTTGGAGGCTGGTATCGCCCAACACCATGCCGGGGATGAGGCCGTTATCGCAGATGGCGCGGAAATTCTCCGCCACGGCGGCAGTCCAGCTGTGTGAGTGGGAAGTGAGCTCGCCGCTGAAGACGGTCTGGCCCACCCCAACACGATCGGAAGAACCGGGCCGGCCGTGGATGGTCACGAGCGAGCCGGCGTAAGCTTCGGGCTGCTCGTCGAGGAAGACCGGCAGCTGGGTCGGGTATCCGGGAACGCTCAAGCGGACCATCCAGCCGGACGCAGTCTGGATGGGGTCTGCGGTGAGTTTTCCGGTGACCTCGGTGCCAAAGTGGAAAGCCTCTGCTCGCCGCATGCGCACCGCTGCCAGCGTAGCGAAGAGCGCGCCGCTGGCCGTACACAAAATAGCCTGGCCGGGCGCGCGCCGAAGGAAGGCGAAACAGGCGACAAGCCCCAGTAGCAACCAGGGCTGGCCGAAGAGCACGGCGAGCGTGGCCAGCCACGCCACCACCGCAGCCGGCGTAAGCCGCAGCTCCCTCATGGACGCACCTTGTCCTTAAGCTGAGCGAACTTCGCTGGTCCAATGCCGGATACATCCATGAGCTGTTCTATCGACGTGAAGTGGCCGGCCTCTTCGCGGTGCGCAATGATGGCTTCGGCCGTTGCCGGGCCCACGCCCGGCAAGGTGATGAGCTCCTCGGCGGTCGCGGAATTGAGCGACACAGTGTCGTCACCGGTCTCGCCCCCGCCGCCGTCGTCCTCAGCGCCGGGGAGGGCGCCGACGGTGATCTGTTCGCCGTCGTTAAGCTTCTGCGCCAGGTTGAGGTTATCCGTGGGCACCTTGGGGCCCGAGGCCTCGAGGGCATCGTTCACGCGCGCGCCCGGCGCTAACGTGACCAAGCCAGGGGAATCCACCTCCCCCACCACGGACACCACGATATCCGCCGGTGCCGCGCTGCTCACTGCGGGTACTTCGTAGGGGTTAGCTGCCTCGCGCGAGCCCCCCAGCCACAGCAACAGCCCTACCGCCGCCAGCCCCACCGCAACCAGGGCAAGCCGCGGTGGCACCCGCAGGCGCGGGCGCGGGTAGTCCACGGAAAGCAACTCTTCCTCCCCGGTAGGCCGGGTGAGGTCACGCAGGCGGTCAGCGATAGCATTCATGCCCGTGACGCTACGCAGCCCGCTACCTCACCGTCGAGGGCTTAGGCCGCAACCTGTGGATAACTTGTTGAAGGCGTCAACTATCAGCTGAAGACGACGGAGACGCCGATGGCTCCGGGGCCGACGTGGACCGAGAGGACGTCGGTAAGCGCAACGCGCATAAACGATGACTCCGGCAGCGCCATACGCAGCAATTCCTCGAGGCGGCGCGCGGAGCCCTCATCGTCGTTGTACTGCACCGCAACGAACGCAGGCTTGCCCTCGGCACGGGAGGCCACCAAGTCCACGAGCTTGGTAAAAGCCTTGGTCTGCGTGCGGGTTTTCCCCACCATCTCCAGCTTTCCTGCCTGCACCGCCATGATGGGCTTGGTCGCGAGCAGGGCTGTGGACAACATCGCCGTCGCGGTCGACATGCGCCCAGAGCGGCGAAGGTCATCGATGGAGTCGAGATAGACCCACGTGTGCCCGCGCTCCAGCGTGTTGATGGCCGCGGCGTAGCACTCCTTCAGGGACGCACCGTCCTGAGCAAGCTTTGCAGCGGTCATGGCCGCCGCGCCCATGGCCATGCCGGCGGTTCCAGAGTCGATGACGCGGACGGTGTCAGGGAAGACGCCCGAGGCCGTCACCGCCGCCGACCACGTCGAGGACAGCTCCTTGGACAGGTGGATGGCTAACACGCCGTCGTCACCGGAGCGCTCCATCTCGCGGCCGTACAGGGCGGCGAGCTCAAGCGCGGTGAGGCCGGAAGTAGACAGCTCAGCACCGTCTTTGCCGTGGCTCTCCATGACGTGGAGATCCACCACGGTGATGCCTAGCTCCTCCACGATGTCCGCAGGCAGCCCCGCGGCGGAGTCGGTGACGACGCGAATCACTAGACGTCCGCTCCCGCGCCGCCCACGACGGCACCGCCCATGTTCCAACCGTCGAAGTACCACTGCGCGCGGTCCACGTTCTCCGGAGTAAATTCCAGCGGAGACAGCGGCTGGGAAGCATCGAATTCGGGGCGGGCGGTCAGCTGCGACCAGTGGGTATTCTTCAGCCCGGACAGAATGCCGTACTGGTGGTGATCCAGGCCCAGTAAGTGGCAGGTCAACGCGGAAATGGCGCCGCCGTGCGCGACGACGAGGACCGCACCCTCGTCCCATTCGGGGTGGGCGCGCATCAGCTCATCGATGACAGGGCGGGCGCGGGTGGCCACATCAACGCGGCTTTCTCCCTGCGGCGGGGCCCAGGTGGGGTCGTGGCGCCAGATTGCGCGCGCACCAGGATACTGTTCATCGACTTCGGCAGAGGTCATTCCTTGCCAGTCACCAAGGTGGGTTTCACGCAGGCGCTTATCGACGTCCACCTCGATCCCCAATTTCTCCCCTATCACTGC containing:
- a CDS encoding DegV family protein — protein: MIRVVTDSAAGLPADIVEELGITVVDLHVMESHGKDGAELSTSGLTALELAALYGREMERSGDDGVLAIHLSKELSSTWSAAVTASGVFPDTVRVIDSGTAGMAMGAAAMTAAKLAQDGASLKECYAAAINTLERGHTWVYLDSIDDLRRSGRMSTATAMLSTALLATKPIMAVQAGKLEMVGKTRTQTKAFTKLVDLVASRAEGKPAFVAVQYNDDEGSARRLEELLRMALPESSFMRVALTDVLSVHVGPGAIGVSVVFS
- a CDS encoding ComEC/Rec2 family competence protein — translated: MRELRLTPAAVVAWLATLAVLFGQPWLLLGLVACFAFLRRAPGQAILCTASGALFATLAAVRMRRAEAFHFGTEVTGKLTADPIQTASGWMVRLSVPGYPTQLPVFLDEQPEAYAGSLVTIHGRPGSSDRVGVGQTVFSGELTSHSHSWTAAVAENFRAICDNGLIPGMVLGDTSLQSPEDKQLYIDTGLSHLSAVSGSNVAIVCTAAALVVRGQKVRVGASASALALFVALVGWEPSVQRATVAGVAGLLAVLNSSTMEPLHALSLGVLFLLAADSDLAVSFGFALSVAATVGIVALTPLLLRILGTGIIARAFAVAIAADIVTMPLIALMAGRVSVVSVIANVLAAPVVPIITVVGLIAAVLAQVGLGRPLVILIEPLADWIHGVAAAMPLTTVEAGPVAVLLFVGWLIAALLR
- a CDS encoding histidine phosphatase family protein, with protein sequence MTRRLLLIRHGQTTYNATGRMQGHLDTELSEVGLSQARAAADLLVDKQITAIVSSDLIRARDTAAVIGEKLGIEVDVDKRLRETHLGDWQGMTSAEVDEQYPGARAIWRHDPTWAPPQGESRVDVATRARPVIDELMRAHPEWDEGAVLVVAHGGAISALTCHLLGLDHHQYGILSGLKNTHWSQLTARPEFDASQPLSPLEFTPENVDRAQWYFDGWNMGGAVVGGAGADV
- a CDS encoding helix-hairpin-helix domain-containing protein yields the protein MNAIADRLRDLTRPTGEEELLSVDYPRPRLRVPPRLALVAVGLAAVGLLLWLGGSREAANPYEVPAVSSAAPADIVVSVVGEVDSPGLVTLAPGARVNDALEASGPKVPTDNLNLAQKLNDGEQITVGALPGAEDDGGGGETGDDTVSLNSATAEELITLPGVGPATAEAIIAHREEAGHFTSIEQLMDVSGIGPAKFAQLKDKVRP